One Watersipora subatra chromosome 4, tzWatSuba1.1, whole genome shotgun sequence genomic window carries:
- the LOC137394685 gene encoding uncharacterized protein isoform X1: protein MSIFWQTLLVLVCCSNKGSGIDFAAVSIEVNGIEFGAPVSYWSNDSNVNFMQEDDLIQGNLLLRTQKGLYSLTPDGQLITVASREKLTKEGVGGISSFVAHNTSSLILVDDANNCLHWLHRKNSQSSSSQFVLSTLTGKCGDNGNRTDGKFEIAQLNRPDYISKGHSKGYYFLSEPLTDNGTIKMINFNQSRIDLMLGGKKAQPKPAWKEPNAIIYIPELQTLYIATYANLYSVPFPIPTPKALTSGKRGRADGPLASAEFMSTRALTAIGGKVLIALPVNGAYLRIIDLQLEYVFSLSLPVDKRFTCILAVQSAKRIYLGGPDGLWVISYRSKVKQPTEYDDITPNHSPNQGEMYDDITPSHSPNQGVMIVSSCLVMLVAILIL from the exons AACAAAGGCTCAGGAATAGATTTCGCAGCTGTCAGCATTGAGGTCAATGG GATAGAATTTGGAGCACCAGTTAGCTACTGGTCCAATGATAGTAATGTAAACTTCATGCAGGAAGATGATCTCATACAGGGGAATCTTTTGCTAAGAACCCAGAAAGGTCTGTACTCACTGACCCCTGATGGTCAGCTGATCACTGTGGCATCACGTGAAAAACTGACCAAAGAAGGTGTTGGAGGGATATCAAGTTTCGTTGCGCATAATACGTCATCGTTAATCCTCGTTGATGACGCTAACAACTGTTTACATTGGTTACATCGTAAAAATTCCCAATCATCTTCATCGCAGTTCGTTTTGTCAACTTTAACTGGAAAGTGCGGAGATAACGGCAACCGGACCGATGGAAAATTTGAGATAGCGCAACTTAATCGACCTGATTACATCAGTAAAGGTCATTCAAAAGGTTACTACTTCCTCTCCGAGCCTCTCACCGATAATGGCActattaaaatgataaatttcaaccaaagtcGTATTGATCTTATGTTGGGGGGCAAAAAGGCCCAGCCTAAACCAGCCTGGAAAGAACCCAATGCTATAATTTATATTCCAGAGctacaaactttgtatattgCTACATATGCTAACTTGTACTCTGTACCCTTCCCTATCCCCACCCCCAAAGCCTTAACTTCTGGAAAAAGAGGTAGAGCAGATGGGCCATTGGCATCAGCAGAGTTCATGAGTACTCGCGCCTTGACAGCGATTGGAGGAAAGGTCTTGATAGCACTTCCTGTGAATGGAGCCTACCTTAGAATCATTGACCTTCAGCTTGAGTACGTCTTTTCTCTGAGTCTACCAGTTGACAAAAGGTTTACATGTATTCTGGCAGTTCAAAGTGCGAAGAGAATTTATCTTGGCGGGCCAGATGGATTGTGGGTAATATCAT ACAGATCTAAAGTCAAACAGCCAACTGAGTATGATGACATCACACCTAACCACTCTCCAAATCAAGGAGAGATGTATGATGACATCACACCTAGCCACTCTCCCAATCAAGGAGTGATGATCGTGTCATCTTGCCTCGTGATGCTTGTAGCTATTTTAATTCTCTAA
- the LOC137394685 gene encoding uncharacterized protein isoform X2, translated as MSIFWQTLLVLVCCSNKGSGIDFAAVSIEVNGIEFGAPVSYWSNDSNVNFMQEDDLIQGNLLLRTQKGLYSLTPDGQLITVASREKLTKEGVGGISSFVAHNTSSLILVDDANNCLHWLHRKNSQSSSSQFVLSTLTGKCGDNGNRTDGKFEIAQLNRPDYISKGHSKGYYFLSEPLTDNGTIKMINFNQSRIDLMLGGKKAQPKPAWKEPNAIIYIPELQTLYIATYANLYSVPFPIPTPKALTSGKRGRADGPLASAEFMSTRALTAIGGKVLIALPVNGAYLRIIDLQLEQI; from the exons AACAAAGGCTCAGGAATAGATTTCGCAGCTGTCAGCATTGAGGTCAATGG GATAGAATTTGGAGCACCAGTTAGCTACTGGTCCAATGATAGTAATGTAAACTTCATGCAGGAAGATGATCTCATACAGGGGAATCTTTTGCTAAGAACCCAGAAAGGTCTGTACTCACTGACCCCTGATGGTCAGCTGATCACTGTGGCATCACGTGAAAAACTGACCAAAGAAGGTGTTGGAGGGATATCAAGTTTCGTTGCGCATAATACGTCATCGTTAATCCTCGTTGATGACGCTAACAACTGTTTACATTGGTTACATCGTAAAAATTCCCAATCATCTTCATCGCAGTTCGTTTTGTCAACTTTAACTGGAAAGTGCGGAGATAACGGCAACCGGACCGATGGAAAATTTGAGATAGCGCAACTTAATCGACCTGATTACATCAGTAAAGGTCATTCAAAAGGTTACTACTTCCTCTCCGAGCCTCTCACCGATAATGGCActattaaaatgataaatttcaaccaaagtcGTATTGATCTTATGTTGGGGGGCAAAAAGGCCCAGCCTAAACCAGCCTGGAAAGAACCCAATGCTATAATTTATATTCCAGAGctacaaactttgtatattgCTACATATGCTAACTTGTACTCTGTACCCTTCCCTATCCCCACCCCCAAAGCCTTAACTTCTGGAAAAAGAGGTAGAGCAGATGGGCCATTGGCATCAGCAGAGTTCATGAGTACTCGCGCCTTGACAGCGATTGGAGGAAAGGTCTTGATAGCACTTCCTGTGAATGGAGCCTACCTTAGAATCATTGACCTTCAGCTTGA ACAGATCTAA